In Ammospiza caudacuta isolate bAmmCau1 chromosome 30, bAmmCau1.pri, whole genome shotgun sequence, one DNA window encodes the following:
- the LOC131569640 gene encoding feather keratin 4-like, producing the protein MASTQLACATPCEPKCPQPLASSTNEPCVVTCGDSRVIIYPPPVVVTFPGPILTTYPQQTVVGASEPSEVALGEPQAAVAAEVTAGDKVAAPVVARAEPRCAPKYSYSYSSQWTHPCNSYRSGKRWTC; encoded by the coding sequence ATGGCTTCCACCCAGCTGgcctgtgccaccccctgcgAGCCCAAGTGTCCCCAGCCTCTGGCCAGCAGCACCAACGAGCCCTGCGTGGTGACCTGCGGCGACTCTCGGGTCATCATCTACCCGCCGCCCGTGGTTGTCACCTTCCCGGGGCCCATCCTCACCACGTACCCCCAGCAAACCGTCGTGGGAGCCTCGGAACCCTCGGAGGTGGCCCTGGGCGAGCCCCAGGCCGCGGTGGCAGCCGAGGTGACAGCGGGTGACAAAGTGGCAGCGCCGGTGGTGGCCCGCGCGGAGCCGCGCTGCGCCCCCAAATATTCCTACAGCTACTCCTCGCAATGGACTCATCCCTGCAATTCCTACCGCTCCGGGAAGCGCTGGACGTGCTGA
- the LOC131569649 gene encoding feather beta keratin-like isoform X1 has protein sequence MSPFHECCLPPGLACPEPFAVTRNDTCVIKYPDTVVDIVEPDFPPYSVIYPGPTLTTFPQQTLVGSTGLLDIRNFLGSQGFLGFGGRCALGSVADTSFRGALGVFNPFPPHSSQFCCATCRPT, from the coding sequence aTGTCTCCCTTCCACGAGTGCTGCCTGCCCCCGGGCCTGGCGTGCCCCGAGCCCTTCGCCGTGACCCGCAACGACACCTGCGTCATCAAGTACCCCGACACCGTGGTGGACATCGTGGAGCCCGACTTTCCCCCCTACTCCGTCATCTACCCCGGGCCCACGCTGACCACCTTCCCCCAGCAGACCCTGGTGGGCTCCACGGGCCTGCTGGACATCAGGAACTTCCTGGGCTCCCAGGGATTCCTTGGGTTTGGGGGTAGGTGCGCTTTGGGCTCAGTTGCGGACACCTCCTTTCGGGGcgctttgggggtttttaatccttttcctcctcactcATCCCAGTTTTGTTGTGCAACTTGCAGGCCAACCTAA
- the LOC131569649 gene encoding claw keratin-like isoform X2 — translation MSPFHECCLPPGLACPEPFAVTRNDTCVIKYPDTVVDIVEPDFPPYSVIYPGPTLTTFPQQTLVGSTGLLDIRNFLGSQGFLGFGGQPKPCLDICG, via the exons aTGTCTCCCTTCCACGAGTGCTGCCTGCCCCCGGGCCTGGCGTGCCCCGAGCCCTTCGCCGTGACCCGCAACGACACCTGCGTCATCAAGTACCCCGACACCGTGGTGGACATCGTGGAGCCCGACTTTCCCCCCTACTCCGTCATCTACCCCGGGCCCACGCTGACCACCTTCCCCCAGCAGACCCTGGTGGGCTCCACGGGCCTGCTGGACATCAGGAACTTCCTGGGCTCCCAGGGATTCCTTGGGTTTGGGG GCCAACCTAAACCTTGCCTGGATATCTGTGGATAG